One window from the genome of Pedobacter schmidteae encodes:
- a CDS encoding 1-deoxy-D-xylulose-5-phosphate reductoisomerase: protein MKNISILGATGSIGTQALNVIEANPGLYKVVALTANGNATLLIEQALKFKPALVVVTDENKYQTVKQALSGTDIEVLAGETALCEAAVVDAADMVLTAIVGSVGLRPTVEAIKAGKDIALANKETLVVAGDLITTLAKTHGVKIIPVDSEHSAIFQCLVGEPAGSVEKIYLTASGGPFRGKDSSFLKNVTKAEALKHPNWVMGAKITIDSASLMNKGLEVIEARWLFDLEVDQIDVIVHPQSIVHSLVQFNDGSMKAQMGLPDMNLPIHYALAYPERIRSDFKRFNFMDYPELNFYKADQETFRNLGLAYTALRKGGNMPCIVNAANEVVVEAFLQEKIGFLQMSDVIEACMEGISFIEQPSLNNYLETDRHTRIFAGQLVTN from the coding sequence TTGAAAAATATATCCATTTTAGGTGCTACGGGCTCTATTGGTACCCAGGCTTTAAATGTTATTGAGGCCAATCCGGGGTTATATAAAGTTGTTGCGTTGACGGCAAATGGCAATGCCACACTGTTAATTGAACAAGCTTTAAAGTTTAAGCCTGCTTTGGTTGTTGTAACGGATGAAAATAAATACCAGACCGTAAAACAAGCCTTATCTGGCACTGATATTGAGGTCTTAGCAGGAGAAACAGCCTTGTGTGAGGCTGCTGTGGTTGATGCTGCGGATATGGTGTTGACGGCTATCGTGGGCTCGGTAGGCTTAAGACCAACCGTAGAGGCGATAAAAGCAGGAAAAGACATCGCACTGGCTAATAAGGAAACCCTGGTGGTAGCGGGCGATTTGATTACTACACTGGCTAAAACACATGGGGTAAAGATTATTCCGGTTGATTCGGAGCATTCTGCTATTTTTCAATGCCTGGTAGGCGAACCGGCGGGTTCAGTAGAAAAAATATATCTTACTGCTTCTGGTGGTCCGTTTAGAGGGAAAGATTCTTCTTTTTTAAAGAATGTAACGAAAGCGGAAGCATTGAAACATCCGAACTGGGTGATGGGTGCAAAAATTACTATTGATTCGGCGTCGTTGATGAACAAGGGACTTGAGGTTATTGAGGCCCGATGGTTGTTTGACCTGGAAGTTGATCAGATTGATGTGATTGTACATCCTCAATCTATTGTGCATTCGTTGGTACAGTTTAACGACGGATCGATGAAAGCACAAATGGGGCTGCCGGACATGAATTTGCCTATTCACTATGCACTGGCCTATCCGGAGAGAATAAGAAGCGACTTTAAACGTTTCAACTTTATGGATTATCCGGAGTTAAATTTTTATAAAGCAGACCAGGAAACTTTCAGGAACCTGGGGTTGGCTTATACTGCATTGCGTAAAGGCGGCAATATGCCCTGTATCGTTAACGCAGCAAATGAGGTGGTGGTAGAGGCATTTTTGCAGGAAAAGATTGGTTTTTTGCAAATGAGTGATGTGATTGAGGCCTGCATGGAAGGGATTAGCTTTATCGAGCAACCCAGCCTGAACAATTATTTAGAAACAGACAGGCATACGCGTATATTTGCAGGTCAACTGGTAACAAATTAG
- the rseP gene encoding RIP metalloprotease RseP yields MSGLIMAAQLLLGLSILVILHELGHFLAARAFGIKVEKFYLFFDAWGVKLFSFKKGDCEYGIGWLPLGGYVKIAGMIDESMDTEQMKQPAQPWEFRSKPAWQRLIVMLGGVVVNIIVGIFIFWMMTFKYGESYIANSSVVSGINPGSIGKEIGLQKGDRVIAVNGNKVIRFEELISSKVLLGNTNLTIVRGNKTMDIKVPDNILNKVSDLGIEEFISRTPLLTSTLDTIVPGKGAAVAGLKKGDRITAINAIPVKYDVDVRALIPKFKGKTVNFDVNRGAEHLSLAVPVDTAGTIGINFNLNEIKEETIKYGFFAALPIGVDQAWKTFSDNAKGIWKVLTGKIKANKAFSGPVEIARKVYGGEWIWARFWASTGFISIALAFMNLLPIPALDGGHVVFLIIEMIKGKPLGDKFMERAQIVGFVMLLSLMVFVLGNDIFKAFFKH; encoded by the coding sequence ATGAGTGGATTGATTATGGCGGCCCAGTTGCTTCTGGGATTATCGATATTGGTAATTTTACATGAGTTAGGCCATTTTTTGGCTGCACGTGCCTTTGGAATTAAGGTAGAGAAGTTTTACTTATTTTTTGATGCCTGGGGTGTTAAACTGTTTAGCTTTAAAAAAGGCGATTGCGAATATGGAATAGGTTGGTTGCCATTGGGTGGATATGTGAAAATTGCGGGGATGATAGATGAATCGATGGATACGGAGCAGATGAAACAACCTGCTCAACCGTGGGAATTCAGATCTAAACCAGCTTGGCAGCGTTTAATTGTGATGCTTGGTGGTGTAGTGGTAAACATTATTGTAGGTATCTTCATTTTCTGGATGATGACCTTTAAATATGGGGAAAGTTATATTGCGAACAGCTCTGTAGTTAGTGGGATCAATCCGGGTAGTATTGGTAAAGAAATCGGCTTACAGAAGGGCGACCGGGTAATTGCGGTAAATGGAAATAAAGTAATCCGTTTTGAGGAACTGATTAGCTCGAAGGTATTGCTGGGCAATACAAATCTGACCATTGTTCGTGGCAATAAAACTATGGACATTAAAGTTCCGGATAATATTTTGAATAAGGTTTCTGATTTGGGAATTGAAGAATTTATTAGCAGAACACCACTTTTAACGTCTACACTGGATACTATTGTACCAGGAAAAGGGGCTGCCGTGGCAGGCTTAAAAAAAGGAGATAGGATTACAGCAATAAACGCTATACCTGTGAAGTATGATGTAGATGTGAGAGCTTTGATTCCGAAGTTTAAAGGGAAAACTGTCAATTTTGATGTGAATAGAGGTGCTGAACATTTGAGTCTTGCTGTTCCGGTAGATACTGCCGGTACCATAGGGATTAATTTTAACCTGAATGAAATTAAGGAAGAAACCATTAAATATGGTTTTTTTGCAGCGTTGCCGATTGGTGTTGATCAGGCCTGGAAAACCTTTAGCGACAATGCAAAGGGAATATGGAAGGTGCTTACCGGTAAAATAAAAGCGAATAAGGCATTTTCTGGTCCGGTAGAGATAGCGCGTAAGGTTTATGGTGGTGAGTGGATCTGGGCAAGATTCTGGGCTTCTACGGGCTTTATTTCAATTGCGCTTGCATTTATGAACCTGTTGCCTATTCCTGCACTGGATGGTGGGCACGTAGTGTTTCTGATCATTGAAATGATAAAAGGAAAACCATTGGGCGATAAGTTTATGGAACGTGCTCAAATTGTAGGCTTTGTAATGTTACTCTCGCTAATGGTATTTGTGCTGGGGAATGATATTTTTAAGGCTTTCTTTAAGCATTAA